The following coding sequences lie in one Chanos chanos chromosome 4, fChaCha1.1, whole genome shotgun sequence genomic window:
- the slka gene encoding STE20-like serine/threonine-protein kinase encodes MSFFNFRKIFKLGAEKKKKQYEHVHRDVNPEEVWEIVGELGDGAFGKVYKAQNKQNGILAAAKVIDTKTEEELEDYMVEIDILASCDHHYIVKLLDAFYYESKLWILIEFCAGGAVDAVMLELERPLTEPQIRVVCKQTLEALVYLHENKIIHRDLKAGNILLSLDGDVKLADFGVSAKNTKTLQRRDSFIGTPYWMAPEVVMCETSKDRPYDYKADVWSLGITLIELAQIEPPNHEMNPMRVLLKIAKSEPPTLLQPSRWSSDFSDFLRKALDKNVDSRWGAEQLLQHPFVSSVADNKPLRELIAEAKAEVFEEIEEGKEEEEEEEADTQVLPGHKRALSDASIGSSEDEKISQNTSTLESVTEKTEPSAESVKPSDKVAEKDLGPSQPEGEKPNEATEPDSRKEETAPAEKPTMSREEPPAPETATLAASRVTVKEETSEEPKTPDLHTKTQESVVQEIVTVSEETGEEEKEEVKKEEPKEATEELKEEEGDQRKEGELEEVKSSVADDQPVSESTEGTVDRPEAPEKEEDGVKIEKEEDGEEAVKTEKEEEAVKTEKEEGAESQVIVGPEASTETPADEETKVAESSTQVVEVQDEGKPEDQKPEEKQAELKADSVPEDIACGTETRATATSDKSVDLIPGVVINGENSEETSALEQAPETSQNTPETNQNIPETSQNTPETNQNIPETSQNTPETNQNVPAAQETTTEAENDQKAAVEVKPDVEKEKDSDSGSSSAADTNSIDLNLSISSFLTKTKESGSVSVQDTRRQKKTLKKTRKFMVDGVEVSVTTSKIVTDNDTKSEELRFLRRQELRELRLLQKEEQRAQQQLSNKLQQQREQIYRRFEQEMTGKKRQYDQEVENLEKQQKQTIERLEQDHTNRLRDEAKRIKSEQDKELSKFQNMLKNRKKEVKQEVGLSPKHIRKELMKRVKEDLAFVQHEEEQEFLQRQQQELDGALKKIIQQHKLEIATIERDCLNHKQQLMRAREAAMWELEERHLQEKHQLLKQQLKDQYFMQRHQLLKRHDKEMEQMQGYNQRLIEEMKNRQAQERARLPKIQRSEAKTRMAMFKKSLRITGTGTPEQDREKIKQFAAQEEKRQKNERLHQHQKHENQMRDLQLQCDANIRELQQLQNEKCHLLIEHETQKLKELDEEHSKELKDWREKLRPRKKALEEEFTRKLQEQEVFFKMSGESECLNPTAQSRVSKFYPIPSVHSSGS; translated from the exons GCCCAGAATAAACAGAATGGGATCCTGGCCGCAGCCAAGGTGATTGACACGAAGAcggaggaggagctggaggactATATGGTGGAGATTGACATCCTGGCCTCCTGTGACCACCACTACATTGTCAAACTGCTGGATGCCTTTTATTATGAGAGCAAACTCTGG attttGATTGAGTTCTGTGCTGGAGGAGCCGTTGATGCTGTCATGTTGG AGCTGGAGAGGCCTCTGACAGAGCCGCAGATCCGTGTGGTGTGTAAACAGACTCTGGAAGCGTTGGTTTACCTCCATGAAAATAAGATCATTCACAGAGATCTGAAGGCCGGCAACATCCTGCTCTCCCTTGATGGAGACGTCAAACTGG CTGACTTTGGTGTGTCTGCCAAGAACACAAAGACCCTTCAGAGAAGAGACTCTTTCATTGGAACTCCATACTG gatGGCTCCGGAGGTGGTTATGTGTGAGACGTCCAAGGACAGGCCGTATGACTATAAGGCGGACGTGTGGTCTCTGGGCATCACGCTGATCGAGCTGGCGCAGATTGAGCCTCCCAACCACGAGATGAATCCAATGAGAGTGCTGCTGAAAATAGCCAAGTCCGAACCCCCCACGCTCCTGCAGCCGTCCCGATG GTCCTCTGACTTCAGTGACTTCTTGAGAAAAGCTCTGGACAAGAATGTGGACAGTCGCTGGGGTGCTGAGCAGCTCTTACAG cATCCGTTTGTCAGCAGTGTCGCTGATAACAAACCCCTCAGGGAGCTGATTGCCGAGGCAAAAGCAGAAGTGTTTGAAGAGATTGAGGAAggcaaagaggaagaggaggaggaggaagcagaCACACAG gttctgCCAGGACACAAGCGGGCACTGTCGGATGCCAGCATTGGAAGCTCGGAGGATGAGAAGATCTCACAAAACACGTCCACGCTGGAGTCCgttacagagaaaacagaaccgAGCGCAGAATCCGTCAAGCCCAGTGACAAGGTCGCAGAAAAGGACCTGGGCCCCAGTCAGCCTGAGGGGGAGAAGCCGAACGAGGCCACGGAGCCAGACAGTCGTAAGGAGGAGACGGCTCCTGCAGAAAAGCCCACAATGAGTAGagaggagcctccagctccagAGACAGCTACTCTGGCAGCCTCAAGAGTCACGGTCAAGGAAGAGACCTCAGAAGAACCAAAAACTCCAGACCTACACACCAAGACTCAGGAGTCTGTTGTCCAGGAGATTGTGACCGTTAGTGAGGAGActggtgaggaggagaaggaggaagttAAGAAGGAGGAACCTAAAGAGGCCACAGAGGagctgaaagaagaagaaggtgaccaaaggaaggagggagaacTAGAAGAAGTAAAGAGCAGCGTAGCGGACGACCAACCTGTGAGTGAAAGCACTGAGGGAACTGTTGACAGACCTGAAGccccagagaaagaggaggatggagtgaagatagagaaagaggaagatgga gaagaggCAGTGAAGacggagaaagaggaagaggcagTGAAGacggagaaagaggaaggggcAGAGTCACAAGTCATTGTAGGACCTGAAGCCTCCACTGAAACCCCTGCAGATGAGGAGACAAAGGTGGCAGAATCCTCCACACAGGTGGTGGAGGTCCAGGATGAAGGTAAACCTGAAGATCAAAAGCCAGAGGAGAAGCAGGCTGAGTTAAAGGCAGATTCTGTTCCAGAGGACATTGCTTGTGGTACGGAGACAAGAGCAACTGCAACTTCAGACAAATCTGTTGATTTGATCCCTGGTGTTGTCATCAATGGAGAAAATAGTGAGGAAACCAGCGCACTAGAACAGGCACCAGAGACCAGTCAGAACACCCCAGAGACCAATCAGAACATACCAGAGACCAGTCAGAACACCCCAGAGACCAATCAGAACATACCAGAGACCAGTCAGAACACCCCAGAGACCAATCAGAACGTACCAGCAGCACAAGAGACGACTACGGAGGCTGAGAATGACCAAAAAGCTGCAGTGGAGGTGAAACCTGAtgttgagaaagagaaggactCTGATTCGGGCAGTAGCTCTGCTGCTGATACCAACAGCATCGACCTCAATCTGTCGATATCCAGTTTTCTCACCAAAACCAAGGAGTctggctctgtctctgtacag GACACCAGGCGTCAGAAGAAAACTCTGAAAAAGACACGCAAGTTTATGGTGGATGGAGTAGAGGTCAGCGTCACTACGTCAAAGATCGTCACAGACAATGACACCAAGAGTGAGGAACTAAGGTTCCTGAG GCGTCAGGAGCTGAGAGAACTCAGGCTGCTGCAGAAGGAGGAGCAGAGGGCCCAGCAGCAGCTCAGTAATAAACTCCAGCAGCAGAGGGAGCAGATCTACAGACGCTTCGAACAGGAGATGACg GGGAAGAAGCGTCAGTACGACCAGGAGGTGGAGAACCTGGagaagcagcagaaacagacaaTCGAGCGCCTGGAGCAGGACCACACCAACCGTCTGCGTGACGAGGCCAAGAGGATCAAATCTGAACAGGACAAGGAGCTGTCCAAGTTCCAGAACATGCTCAAAAACCGCAAGAAAGAG GTCAAACAGGAAGTGGGACTGTCACCCAAACACATACGAAAAGAGCTCATGAAACGAGTAAAGGAAGACCTAGCATTTGTTCAACACGAAGAG GAGCAGGAGTTTCTCCAGAGACAGCAGCAGGAGCTGGACGGAGCACTGAAGAAGATCATCCAGCAGCATAAGCTGGAGATTGCCACCATAGAGAGGGACTGTCTCAACCACAAACAGCAGCTCATGAGAG CCCGAGAGGCAGCCATGTGGGAGTTAGAAGAGCGCCACCTGCAGGAGAAGCACCAGTTACTGAAGCAGCAGCTGAAAGACCAGTACTTCATGCAGAGACACCAGCTCCTGAAGAGACACGACAAG GAAATGGAACAGATGCAAGGCTATAACCAGCGTCTCATAGAGGAGATGAAAAACAGGCAGGCCCAGGAGAGAGCCCGTCTGCCCAAGATCCAGCGCAGCGAGGCCAAAACACGCATGGCCATGTTTAAAAAGAGTCTGCGTATCACAGGGACGGGCACGCCGGAGCAGGACCGCGAGAAGATCAAACAG TTTGCTGCtcaggaggagaagagacagaagaatGAGAGGCTTCATCAGCATCAGAAACATGAAAACCAGATGAGAGACCTACAGCTCCAGTGTGACGCTAACATAAGAGAACTTCAGCAGCTACag AATGAAAAGTGCCACCTCCTTATTGAACACGAGACTCAGAAGCTGAAGGAGCTGGATGAGGAGCACAGTAAGGAGCTGaaagactggagagagaaactgcGACCCAGGAAGAAG GCTCTGGAGGAGGAGTTTACGCGTAAGCTTCAGGAGCAGGAGGTGTTTTTTAAGATGAGTGGAGAGTCCGAATGCCTTAACCCCACAGCACAAAGCCGAGTTTCCAAATTTTATCCCATCCCTAGTGTTCACTCGTCTGGCTCATAA